One part of the Mariniblastus fucicola genome encodes these proteins:
- a CDS encoding protein-tyrosine phosphatase family protein — protein sequence MNRTLGVIAILAALMVSVVVLVVAPPKKLVHRNDAVSETVFEMVAAEELPNCWKVSDGLYSGGQPEGEAGFAKLTEMGVRTVISVDGAKPEVELAEQHGLRYVHLPHGYDGVSDEHAQKLCKALIELEGPVYIHCHHGHHRSPAAAAMASIGLGNMPKEKGEEFLKLAGTSDRYQGLYQSVAGASEYDEDSLCSLEVEFSPTVPTPPEVQSMVAAEKHFDALKRFSKNKWQQLESHPDLDASHEALLLAEQFAELMRVDSGRGQEYAELLKTSQQNAFQLHTFLYGKTMSAEPISLADKMVTEIGNECRSCHANFRD from the coding sequence GTGAACCGAACACTTGGCGTCATCGCAATACTTGCTGCTCTCATGGTTTCTGTAGTGGTGCTGGTTGTTGCTCCGCCCAAAAAACTCGTGCACCGAAACGATGCGGTTAGTGAAACTGTGTTCGAGATGGTTGCGGCGGAAGAACTGCCGAACTGTTGGAAAGTCTCCGACGGTCTCTACTCTGGAGGTCAGCCAGAAGGCGAAGCTGGTTTTGCCAAGCTGACGGAGATGGGCGTTCGAACCGTCATCTCGGTTGACGGTGCCAAACCAGAAGTTGAATTGGCAGAACAACATGGTTTGCGATACGTTCATTTGCCACACGGATACGACGGGGTCAGCGACGAGCATGCTCAAAAGCTTTGCAAGGCTTTGATTGAACTCGAGGGTCCGGTTTACATTCACTGCCATCATGGGCACCATCGAAGTCCTGCTGCCGCCGCTATGGCCAGCATTGGTTTGGGGAATATGCCCAAAGAGAAAGGCGAAGAGTTTCTGAAGCTGGCTGGCACGAGTGATCGCTATCAGGGGCTCTATCAATCTGTGGCTGGTGCATCTGAATATGACGAGGATTCGCTCTGCAGCCTGGAGGTCGAGTTTTCGCCGACGGTGCCGACGCCTCCAGAAGTTCAATCCATGGTTGCGGCCGAAAAACACTTTGATGCACTGAAGCGATTTTCAAAAAACAAATGGCAGCAACTTGAATCCCATCCGGACCTCGATGCTTCCCACGAAGCTCTGCTTTTGGCTGAGCAGTTCGCGGAACTGATGAGAGTGGATTCGGGGCGCGGTCAGGAATACGCCGAACTTCTGAAGACATCTCAGCAGAATGCGTTCCAGCTGCATACATTCCTTTACGGCAAAACCATGTCGGCCGAGCCCATTTCTCTTGCCGACAAAATGGTGACAGAAATCGGGAACGAGTGTCGCTCCTGCCACGCAAATTTTCGCGATTAG
- a CDS encoding rhodanese-like domain-containing protein — MQLSRTHSLVVIVAMWMVFGSHSIVSAQDAKQIQTAPVVKVNQIRQLQGDKTKKDKFVIVDVRSVAETKVSVIKGAITKVKFEKEIKQHQGKAVIVYCTSGVRSASYANQLKKKGWNSWNYKGSILDWCKNELPLTTTDGKATNRVHTYSVWNRVPRKYEAVR, encoded by the coding sequence ATGCAGCTTTCAAGAACCCACAGTTTGGTTGTCATCGTCGCGATGTGGATGGTCTTCGGATCACATTCGATTGTTTCCGCTCAGGATGCGAAACAAATCCAGACCGCTCCGGTCGTCAAGGTAAATCAAATCCGGCAGCTTCAGGGCGACAAAACCAAGAAAGATAAATTTGTGATCGTCGATGTTCGTTCGGTTGCCGAAACCAAAGTCTCGGTCATCAAGGGTGCGATTACAAAAGTCAAATTTGAGAAAGAAATCAAGCAGCATCAGGGAAAAGCGGTCATCGTCTATTGCACCTCCGGAGTACGCAGTGCCAGCTATGCAAACCAGCTCAAGAAAAAGGGTTGGAACTCCTGGAACTATAAAGGCAGTATTCTGGATTGGTGTAAGAACGAACTGCCTTTAACGACAACCGATGGCAAGGCAACCAACCGGGTGCATACCTATAGCGTGTGGAATCGCGTTCCGCGTAAGTATGAAGCAGTACGCTAA